TGACCGCCCATCGGCACACAACACAAATTGGCGGGCCCTATAGCCTGATCGACAGCGCCAATCACCCAACCACCCAGGCGCGTTTCGCCGGGCGTCAGACCCTCATCTATTTCGGCTATACACACTGCCTCGACGTCTGCCCGTTGACGCTCGCAACAGTGGCGCAGGCCTATACGCTGCTTCCGCCCGGAACACAGCGCCCCGTCCCGCTTTTCATCACACTCGATCCGGAGCGCGACCGCCCCGAGGATATCGGGGTCTATACGCGGCGCTTCTCACCCGAGATCATCGGCCTGACGGGCACAGCCGCCCAGATCGATGCTGTCGCCAAGGCCTTTCATGTGACGTCCCATGTGACCGTGGACCCCATGGCAGGCCATGACAGGGGCGATGACGGAATGGGGGATTACC
The sequence above is drawn from the Asaia bogorensis NBRC 16594 genome and encodes:
- a CDS encoding SCO family protein; this encodes MTRKRSAPRPARSKQPGSRRAALRLWAMPTLIIAGLFAGAIGWQALTAHRHTTQIGGPYSLIDSANHPTTQARFAGRQTLIYFGYTHCLDVCPLTLATVAQAYTLLPPGTQRPVPLFITLDPERDRPEDIGVYTRRFSPEIIGLTGTAAQIDAVAKAFHVTSHVTVDPMAGHDRGDDGMGDYRIDHSSVLYLMDGQNHLQAILPADSSPATVAHNLAPYLAKR